The following proteins come from a genomic window of Gottfriedia acidiceleris:
- a CDS encoding DNA-3-methyladenine glycosylase, producing the protein MNSTIKKDFFLKPTLQLAKELLGCKLVHRTDELELSGIIVETEAYMGPDDRAAHSFQNRRTKRTEIMFHEPGFIYTYQMHTHTLINVVCGEVGIPNAVLIRALEPVDGIEKMIEFRKNQPISNLTNGPGKLTKALNITMESYGKPIWLPPVYIKEGIKPEHISSGPRIGIENTGEARDYPWRFWITENKFVSR; encoded by the coding sequence ATGAATTCGACAATAAAAAAAGATTTCTTTTTAAAACCAACTTTACAATTAGCAAAGGAGCTTTTGGGTTGTAAATTAGTTCATCGTACTGATGAATTGGAACTTTCTGGAATAATTGTAGAGACCGAGGCATATATGGGCCCAGATGATCGTGCTGCACATAGTTTTCAAAACCGACGTACGAAGCGGACAGAAATTATGTTTCATGAGCCAGGATTCATCTATACTTATCAAATGCACACTCATACTTTAATAAATGTTGTTTGCGGGGAAGTTGGCATACCTAATGCAGTATTAATTAGAGCACTAGAACCTGTGGACGGGATTGAAAAAATGATCGAATTCCGAAAAAATCAGCCCATTTCTAATTTAACAAATGGACCAGGTAAGCTTACAAAAGCATTGAATATTACGATGGAATCTTATGGAAAACCAATTTGGCTCCCCCCCGTTTACATTAAAGAAGGAATTAAACCAGAACATATTAGTAGTGGACCTAGAATCGGTATTGAAAATACAGGTGAAGCGAGGGACTATCCATGGAGATTTTGGATTACGGAAAATAAATTTGTTTCAAGGTAA
- a CDS encoding glycerol-3-phosphate dehydrogenase/oxidase, with product MEEQFSSLNRKRIKKTLAEKEFDLLVIGGGITGCGIALDATTRGMSTALVEMQDFASGTSSRSTKLVHGGLRYLKQYEFKMVAEVGKERAIVYENGPHVTTPERMLLPIYKGGTFGKFTTSIGLRLYDYLAGVKKDERRKMLNRKETIEKEPLVKREGLKAGGYYVEYRTDDARLTIEVIKKAVEHGAQAINYVEVIDFIYENNKIVGVKAIDLITKVPFKIRAKRIVNATGPWVDQLREMERLESDKNLKLTKGVHLVIDHKKFPLNQSVYFDTVDGRMVFAIPRDGKTYVGTTDTFFDRDTANPKVSNEDREYILNCVQYMFPTIKLEDTDIESSWAGIRPLIFEEDKDPSEISRKDEIWESSSGLISIAGGKLTGYRKMAETIVDLISKENGNRFKECQTKTLPISGGDVGGSKGFNYFKKRFSSAGIAIGLSESEYKRLSKIYGSNIEHLMNISFSELKNDSNLPLSLFLQLEYGIQNEMIVKPVDFFIRRTGFLYFHIDLVNKYKNEVIRYMANRLSWNKYQVLEYRLELEEQIKNAVFSSDE from the coding sequence ATGGAAGAACAATTTTCAAGTTTAAATAGGAAAAGGATTAAGAAAACATTAGCTGAAAAAGAGTTCGATTTATTAGTAATTGGTGGAGGAATAACTGGTTGTGGTATTGCACTTGATGCAACTACTAGAGGGATGAGTACGGCCCTAGTTGAGATGCAGGATTTTGCATCGGGTACTTCTAGTCGTTCTACTAAGCTAGTTCATGGTGGTTTACGATATTTAAAACAATATGAATTTAAAATGGTAGCAGAGGTTGGTAAAGAACGTGCAATTGTTTATGAAAATGGTCCACATGTGACTACACCTGAAAGGATGCTACTGCCCATATATAAGGGTGGGACTTTTGGTAAGTTTACTACTTCTATTGGCCTTAGATTATATGACTACTTAGCTGGTGTAAAAAAAGATGAGCGGAGAAAAATGTTAAATCGAAAAGAAACGATAGAAAAGGAGCCATTAGTTAAAAGAGAAGGGCTTAAAGCTGGAGGATATTACGTTGAATATCGAACCGATGATGCTCGCCTTACAATTGAAGTAATAAAAAAAGCAGTTGAACACGGAGCACAGGCAATCAATTATGTAGAAGTAATAGATTTCATCTATGAAAATAATAAAATAGTAGGGGTCAAAGCAATTGATTTAATAACGAAAGTACCTTTTAAAATTCGGGCAAAGAGGATTGTTAACGCAACCGGACCATGGGTTGACCAGCTTAGAGAAATGGAACGATTAGAAAGTGATAAAAATCTTAAACTAACTAAAGGGGTTCATTTAGTAATTGATCATAAGAAGTTCCCTCTAAATCAGTCTGTCTATTTTGATACGGTGGACGGTCGGATGGTCTTTGCAATTCCAAGAGACGGAAAGACTTATGTTGGTACAACAGATACATTTTTTGATCGAGATACCGCTAATCCCAAAGTAAGTAATGAAGATAGAGAATATATATTAAATTGTGTTCAGTATATGTTTCCAACAATAAAACTGGAAGATACTGACATTGAATCAAGTTGGGCTGGCATTCGTCCTTTAATTTTTGAAGAAGATAAAGATCCTTCTGAAATCTCAAGAAAGGATGAGATTTGGGAATCATCCTCTGGGTTAATTTCAATTGCTGGGGGAAAGTTAACAGGCTACCGGAAAATGGCGGAGACAATTGTAGACCTTATTTCAAAAGAAAATGGAAATCGATTTAAAGAATGTCAGACTAAAACTTTACCAATATCCGGCGGCGATGTTGGGGGTTCAAAAGGTTTTAATTACTTTAAAAAACGATTTTCATCTGCTGGTATTGCCATTGGATTAAGTGAATCGGAATATAAAAGATTAAGTAAAATATACGGATCGAATATAGAACATTTAATGAATATATCATTTAGTGAATTGAAAAATGATTCTAATCTACCACTATCATTATTTTTACAACTAGAATATGGAATTCAAAACGAAATGATTGTAAAGCCAGTCGACTTTTTTATTAGGAGAACTGGATTTTTATATTTTCATATTGATCTAGTTAATAAGTATAAAAACGAAGTGATTCGTTATATGGCGAATAGATTAAGTTGGAATAAGTACCAAGTTTTAGAATATCGTTTGGAATTGGAAGAGCAAATAAAAAATGCAGTTTTTTCATCTGATGAATGA
- the glpK gene encoding glycerol kinase GlpK translates to MEKYILSLDQGTTSSRAILFDKEGKIVHTAQKEFTQYFPHPGWVEHNANEIWGSVLAVIATCLAESNIRHDQISGIGITNQRETTVVWDKHTGAPIYNAIVWQSRQTAEICEELKTYGYDSIVREKTGLLIDAYFSGTKVKWILDQIDGAREKAEAGDLLFGTIDTWLVWKLSGGRAHVTDYSNASRTMMYNIHELKWDKDLLKILDVPECMLPSVHPSSEVYANTVSYHFFGNEIPIAGIAGDQQAALFGQACFEKGMAKNTYGTGCFMLMNTGNHAVKSNHGLLTTIAWGIDGKVEYALEGSIFVAGSAIQWLRDGLRMIKNAVDSEKYATRVTSSDGVYVVPAFVGLGTPYWDSDVRGAIFGLTRGTSKEHFIRATLEALAYQTKDVLTAMEADSTISLKTLRVDGGAVKNNFLMQFQSDILNVPVERALINETTALGAAFLAGLAVGFWKNREEIAGQWQMDRCFEQQMTTELSNELYSGWKKAVNATLAFK, encoded by the coding sequence ATGGAAAAATATATTTTATCACTTGACCAAGGTACGACTAGCTCAAGAGCAATTTTGTTTGATAAAGAAGGTAAGATTGTACATACAGCTCAAAAAGAGTTTACACAGTATTTTCCACATCCAGGTTGGGTAGAGCATAACGCAAATGAGATTTGGGGTTCAGTACTTGCGGTCATTGCAACGTGCCTTGCAGAATCGAATATTCGTCATGATCAAATTAGCGGAATTGGGATTACTAACCAACGTGAAACGACTGTAGTTTGGGATAAACATACTGGGGCTCCAATCTATAATGCCATCGTTTGGCAATCAAGACAAACAGCCGAAATTTGTGAGGAACTGAAAACATACGGTTATGATTCAATAGTTCGCGAAAAAACAGGCCTATTAATTGATGCTTACTTTTCTGGTACGAAAGTAAAATGGATTCTTGATCAGATTGATGGTGCTAGAGAAAAGGCAGAGGCAGGAGATTTATTATTTGGAACGATTGATACTTGGTTAGTGTGGAAGCTTTCTGGAGGCAGGGCACATGTTACAGACTATTCAAATGCTTCTAGAACGATGATGTATAATATTCATGAATTAAAATGGGATAAAGATTTATTGAAAATATTGGATGTTCCTGAGTGTATGCTTCCAAGTGTCCACCCTTCTTCAGAAGTATATGCTAATACTGTAAGTTATCATTTTTTTGGAAATGAGATTCCAATTGCTGGCATAGCGGGCGATCAGCAAGCAGCTTTATTTGGTCAGGCCTGTTTTGAAAAGGGAATGGCTAAAAACACATATGGAACCGGATGCTTCATGCTTATGAATACGGGAAATCATGCAGTTAAATCAAATCATGGATTATTAACTACAATTGCATGGGGAATAGACGGAAAAGTTGAATATGCACTTGAAGGAAGTATATTTGTTGCAGGTTCTGCTATTCAATGGTTACGTGATGGTTTAAGAATGATTAAAAATGCTGTAGATAGTGAGAAATATGCTACTAGAGTAACCTCATCTGATGGAGTTTATGTTGTACCTGCTTTTGTAGGTCTAGGAACACCATATTGGGATAGTGATGTCCGTGGAGCAATATTTGGGTTAACAAGAGGTACATCTAAAGAACATTTTATCCGTGCTACATTAGAAGCACTTGCATATCAAACAAAAGATGTGCTTACAGCAATGGAGGCGGATTCAACTATTTCGTTAAAAACGTTACGAGTAGACGGGGGAGCTGTTAAGAATAATTTCTTGATGCAATTTCAAAGTGATATTTTGAATGTACCTGTAGAACGGGCTTTAATAAACGAAACAACAGCCTTAGGTGCTGCATTTTTAGCTGGTTTAGCAGTTGGATTTTGGAAAAACCGAGAAGAAATAGCCGGACAATGGCAAATGGATCGATGCTTTGAACAACAAATGACAACTGAATTAAGTAATGAGCTATATTCAGGTTGGAAAAAAGCAGTAAATGCCACTTTAGCATTTAAATAA
- a CDS encoding sensor histidine kinase: MFKKTKIRLTIINSVVFILLIGILSLIIYSYTNNRLYKEVDQSLLWNINRIQNSDNPNRLPISNRDPRVLMIMWDENKKLVNPMPGMNAIIIQDELKYPTKINEIYNDKIGDMNYRTISIQGETNRGKITLQILRNIDSEKDLVDTLLIILIVGWVLGSALSVVAGYILAGRALVPITNAWQKQQEFVSDASHEIRTPLTVIQSRLELLLREPGATIEEKAQDFSIMLKENRRLSKLVASLLTLARSDSGQIQLNKKIFSLNELLEEVVSHFTEIISFQSKEIFLSIKDTYFYFGDQERIHQLLVILIDNAMKFTNENDTIQISCEQVKNNFLIKVIDSGAGIKEENLPRIFDRFFQEDVSRTSKSGIGLGLSIAKWIVEEHGGKIKVQSKISEGTSFEVSLPIISSSKNS, translated from the coding sequence ATGTTTAAGAAAACAAAAATTCGATTAACGATTATAAATTCAGTAGTATTTATCTTATTAATAGGAATTCTTTCTTTAATTATTTATTCCTATACGAATAATCGTTTATATAAAGAAGTTGATCAATCACTTTTATGGAATATTAACCGTATACAAAATAGTGATAATCCAAATCGTTTACCAATTTCCAATCGGGATCCACGTGTTTTAATGATCATGTGGGATGAAAATAAAAAATTAGTAAATCCCATGCCAGGTATGAATGCGATTATTATACAAGATGAACTTAAATATCCTACAAAAATAAACGAAATATATAATGATAAAATCGGTGATATGAATTATCGAACGATTTCAATTCAAGGTGAGACAAATCGAGGGAAAATTACACTACAAATATTAAGGAATATCGACTCAGAAAAGGATTTAGTTGATACATTATTAATCATATTAATCGTTGGTTGGGTTCTGGGAAGTGCATTATCAGTTGTAGCAGGTTATATTTTGGCTGGACGTGCACTCGTACCAATAACAAACGCATGGCAAAAACAACAAGAGTTTGTATCAGATGCTTCTCATGAAATTCGAACTCCTTTAACCGTAATTCAATCACGTTTGGAGTTATTGCTTAGAGAGCCAGGTGCAACAATCGAAGAAAAGGCACAAGACTTTTCAATTATGTTAAAAGAGAATAGGCGCCTTTCTAAATTAGTAGCAAGCTTATTAACCCTAGCGAGATCAGATTCAGGGCAAATACAATTAAATAAAAAAATATTCTCCTTAAATGAATTGTTAGAAGAAGTTGTTTCACACTTTACTGAAATCATATCATTTCAAAGTAAAGAAATATTTTTATCTATTAAAGATACGTATTTTTATTTTGGTGATCAAGAAAGAATTCACCAATTACTTGTAATTTTAATCGATAATGCAATGAAATTTACAAACGAAAATGATACGATTCAAATTAGCTGTGAACAAGTGAAAAATAATTTTCTAATTAAGGTTATAGATAGTGGTGCGGGAATAAAAGAAGAAAACCTTCCTCGAATTTTTGACCGTTTCTTCCAAGAAGATGTCTCACGTACATCAAAAAGTGGAATTGGACTTGGCTTATCAATTGCAAAATGGATTGTTGAAGAACATGGTGGGAAAATCAAAGTTCAAAGTAAAATAAGTGAAGGGACTAGTTTTGAAGTATCTTTACCGATAATATCCTCTTCAAAAAACAGTTAA
- a CDS encoding response regulator transcription factor, whose protein sequence is MRILVVEDHIEVLNSIVELLANDFKVDKALEGEEGFFLAMQNIYDVIVLDVMLPEKNGFEIVKDLRKVGVHTPVLFLTAKDSLEDRVEGLNLGADDYLVKPFQGPELLARIYALLRRSGKLTIDSSLKYQGIILKGKEHPVEINNESTHLTIKQYELLEYFIQNQGKILMKEQIFDRIWGFDSDTTVAIVEVYVHQLRKKLEPFNYGSMIKTVRGIGYIMKDD, encoded by the coding sequence GTGAGAATTTTAGTTGTAGAAGATCATATAGAAGTTTTAAATTCAATCGTTGAATTATTAGCTAATGATTTTAAAGTAGATAAGGCGTTAGAAGGGGAAGAAGGCTTTTTCTTAGCGATGCAAAACATATATGATGTAATTGTATTAGATGTAATGCTGCCTGAGAAAAATGGTTTTGAAATTGTTAAGGACTTAAGAAAAGTAGGGGTACATACACCAGTTCTTTTCCTAACTGCCAAAGATTCACTAGAAGATCGTGTAGAGGGATTAAACTTAGGAGCTGACGATTATTTAGTAAAACCATTTCAAGGGCCGGAGTTACTAGCAAGAATTTATGCATTACTTAGAAGAAGTGGTAAATTAACAATTGATAGTTCATTGAAATATCAAGGAATCATTTTAAAAGGAAAAGAACATCCTGTTGAAATAAATAATGAATCGACCCATTTAACAATCAAACAATATGAATTACTAGAATACTTCATTCAAAACCAAGGCAAGATTTTAATGAAAGAACAAATTTTTGATAGAATTTGGGGATTTGATTCTGATACTACTGTTGCAATCGTTGAAGTATATGTACATCAACTTCGAAAAAAACTAGAGCCATTTAATTATGGTAGTATGATTAAGACTGTCAGAGGAATCGGATATATTATGAAAGATGACTAG
- a CDS encoding LLM class flavin-dependent oxidoreductase: MTERKKLKLGALVHGVGGSMSGWRHPEVQTDASVNFSYYQEQVKLAENGKFDLVFIADGLYITEKSIPHFLNRFEPITILSALAGVTKNIGLVGTLSTTYSEPFTVARQFMSIDHISNGRAGWNLVTSPLEGSAKNYSRNGHPSHDDRYKIAEEHLEITRGLWDSWEDDAFVRDKESGVFFDPKKLHRLNYEGKYFQVEGPLNIGRSKQGQPVVFQAGSSESGKELAAKAADAVFTGHDNLEEAKQFYKDVKNRAVAYGRSKDDIVIFPGIAPIVGQTEEEAEQKYLDLVNLTSIENALDYLGRFFEHHDFSQYPLDEPFPDIGDLGKNSFRSNTDKIKKEAKEKGLTLRQVALQAATPRSAFIGTPEKIANLIQEWYEQEAADGLMIYSAIPSALKDFTEQVIPLLQERGIYRTEYESTTLRGNLGLQIPENRYITNLVKN, from the coding sequence ATGACAGAAAGAAAAAAACTAAAGCTTGGAGCACTAGTTCATGGAGTAGGAGGCAGTATGTCTGGCTGGCGCCATCCTGAGGTTCAAACGGACGCAAGTGTTAATTTTTCCTATTATCAAGAGCAAGTGAAATTAGCTGAGAACGGAAAATTTGATTTAGTTTTTATTGCAGATGGATTATATATAACTGAAAAGTCGATACCACATTTTTTAAATCGTTTTGAACCAATTACCATCTTATCGGCATTAGCAGGAGTTACAAAGAATATAGGCCTAGTTGGTACGCTCTCAACTACCTATAGTGAACCATTTACTGTAGCAAGACAATTCATGTCAATTGACCATATAAGTAATGGGCGTGCTGGATGGAATTTAGTTACCTCTCCACTTGAAGGCTCTGCTAAAAACTATAGTAGAAATGGTCACCCTTCACATGATGATCGATATAAAATTGCAGAAGAGCATTTAGAAATAACTAGAGGTCTATGGGATTCTTGGGAAGATGACGCGTTTGTTCGAGATAAAGAATCAGGTGTATTTTTTGATCCAAAGAAGCTTCACAGATTAAATTATGAAGGGAAGTATTTTCAAGTAGAAGGTCCTCTTAATATCGGACGTTCTAAACAAGGTCAACCAGTTGTGTTTCAAGCTGGATCTTCAGAGAGTGGTAAGGAATTAGCTGCTAAAGCAGCTGACGCAGTGTTTACTGGTCATGATAATCTAGAAGAAGCTAAGCAATTTTATAAAGATGTAAAGAATCGTGCAGTAGCATACGGCAGATCAAAAGATGATATCGTTATTTTCCCTGGCATTGCTCCAATAGTTGGGCAAACCGAAGAGGAGGCAGAGCAAAAATATTTAGATCTTGTTAATTTAACAAGTATTGAAAATGCATTGGATTATTTAGGTCGTTTCTTTGAGCATCATGACTTTTCACAATATCCTTTAGATGAACCTTTCCCAGACATTGGTGATTTAGGAAAAAATAGTTTTAGAAGTAATACAGATAAAATAAAGAAAGAAGCGAAAGAAAAAGGATTAACACTTAGACAGGTAGCATTACAAGCTGCTACTCCTAGAAGTGCATTTATTGGCACCCCGGAAAAAATTGCTAATCTAATTCAAGAGTGGTATGAACAGGAAGCAGCTGACGGTTTAATGATTTATTCTGCAATTCCAAGTGCATTAAAGGATTTTACGGAGCAAGTCATTCCATTATTACAGGAACGAGGAATCTATCGTACAGAATATGAATCCACAACTTTGAGAGGAAACTTAGGATTACAAATTCCTGAAAATCGTTATATTACTAATCTCGTTAAAAACTAA
- a CDS encoding GNAT family N-acetyltransferase, whose translation MSSNRLIIRESKPSEIDNIKKVLIDAYEQYASILSKEQWENYKNSIIDATDNSHTKTKLVATVDNVLLGACFIYDSAEKAYGLPELEINYPIIRLIGVSPKARGLGIATELIKASCNLSLEWGSDRIVLHTSDMMKSAISLYEKIGFQRAKQYEFMNGDILVKSYELNIKDTAILLN comes from the coding sequence ATGTCTTCAAATCGCTTAATTATTAGAGAGTCTAAACCAAGTGAAATAGATAATATAAAAAAAGTGTTAATCGATGCGTATGAACAATATGCTTCTATTCTTTCAAAAGAACAATGGGAAAACTATAAAAATAGTATTATTGATGCTACTGATAACAGCCACACTAAGACAAAGCTTGTTGCCACTGTGGATAATGTACTATTAGGAGCATGTTTTATCTATGACTCTGCAGAAAAAGCATATGGCTTACCTGAGTTAGAGATTAATTATCCAATTATTCGCTTAATAGGTGTTTCTCCTAAAGCAAGAGGATTAGGGATTGCGACAGAATTAATAAAAGCAAGCTGCAATCTTTCATTAGAGTGGGGATCGGACAGAATTGTTCTTCATACATCAGATATGATGAAGTCTGCTATTAGTTTATATGAAAAAATAGGGTTTCAACGCGCTAAACAATATGAGTTTATGAATGGAGATATCCTTGTTAAAAGCTATGAACTAAATATTAAAGATACAGCAATATTATTAAATTAA
- a CDS encoding DinB family protein, with the protein MSTLSIEISEFNQLFDLLSQKTSNLSKEKLHWKKNERSWSIVEVLTHLLDHAFVVNFRLREVLAGSSVQLPAFNQDKWIAGQYANDGNVADVLETYRAILYYNSQLLKRITSDDWKKSGINPQNANVTVEDIIKSFISHVHLHLKQIQRILYEYSLI; encoded by the coding sequence ATGAGTACTTTATCAATTGAAATAAGTGAATTTAATCAGCTTTTTGACTTACTATCGCAAAAAACTTCAAATCTTTCAAAAGAGAAACTGCATTGGAAGAAAAATGAAAGATCGTGGAGTATTGTAGAAGTGCTAACTCATTTATTAGATCATGCATTTGTAGTGAACTTTCGACTAAGGGAAGTTTTAGCTGGATCAAGTGTTCAATTACCTGCTTTTAATCAAGATAAATGGATTGCAGGGCAATATGCAAACGATGGTAATGTTGCAGATGTACTAGAAACATATCGTGCTATTTTATATTACAATAGCCAATTGCTTAAAAGAATAACAAGTGATGATTGGAAGAAGAGCGGGATTAATCCTCAAAATGCAAACGTTACAGTTGAGGATATCATTAAATCTTTTATATCACATGTTCATCTTCATTTAAAACAAATACAACGTATTTTGTATGAATATAGCTTAATTTAA
- a CDS encoding amidohydrolase, translating into MKFELSDVLLEKLIQIRRSLHAIPELAFEEYKTTATLVQLLTEYNIRILPLPLKTGLVAEIGDDRKGSTIAIRADIDALPIQEETGLPFSSENPNKMHACGHDFHTVAILGTAILLKEFESELPGKVQILFQPAEEIGKGALEIIKTNVLKDTKVIIGMHNKPDLTVGTIGIKSGPLMAAADGFTVEINGKSSHAAVPEAGLDSILTASHIVTSLQSIVSRNISPLENAVVSVTKFHSGKASNVIADKAVFSGTVRTFKMEVRQNIQNRLNEISKSVGDAFRTDVHTTWNPGPPAVVNDEKLARIARDVATKQGLHVIEPSVSTASEDFSYYLEEIPGLFVFFGTSGKYEWHHPKFDLDEKAIPLSISFFTDFSITILNELSKSVVKI; encoded by the coding sequence ATGAAATTTGAACTATCTGATGTACTACTTGAAAAGCTAATTCAAATAAGAAGGAGTTTACATGCGATTCCAGAGTTAGCGTTTGAAGAATATAAAACAACAGCCACACTTGTTCAACTTTTAACAGAGTATAACATACGGATCCTACCTTTACCTTTAAAAACAGGACTTGTTGCAGAAATCGGTGACGATCGAAAAGGTTCTACAATCGCAATTAGGGCAGACATTGATGCACTTCCAATTCAAGAGGAAACAGGATTACCTTTTTCATCAGAAAATCCAAATAAGATGCACGCTTGTGGACATGATTTTCATACAGTTGCAATCTTGGGTACAGCCATTTTATTGAAGGAATTTGAAAGTGAGTTGCCGGGAAAAGTACAGATTCTATTTCAACCTGCAGAAGAAATTGGAAAAGGTGCATTAGAAATTATTAAAACTAATGTATTAAAGGATACAAAAGTGATTATTGGTATGCATAATAAACCTGATTTAACAGTTGGAACGATTGGGATTAAATCAGGTCCTTTAATGGCAGCTGCCGACGGATTTACTGTTGAAATAAATGGGAAATCGAGCCATGCAGCTGTACCTGAAGCTGGGCTAGATTCAATCCTTACTGCATCACATATTGTTACATCGCTTCAATCGATTGTGAGCCGTAATATTAGTCCACTTGAAAATGCAGTTGTAAGTGTAACAAAATTCCATAGTGGGAAAGCATCAAATGTGATCGCAGACAAAGCGGTTTTTAGTGGGACAGTTCGTACCTTTAAAATGGAAGTCAGACAGAACATTCAAAATCGGTTAAATGAAATTAGTAAGTCTGTTGGTGATGCTTTTAGAACGGATGTTCATACGACTTGGAATCCTGGTCCACCCGCTGTTGTGAATGATGAAAAATTAGCTCGAATTGCAAGAGATGTAGCAACTAAACAAGGCTTACATGTAATTGAGCCGTCTGTATCTACAGCAAGTGAAGATTTTTCCTATTACTTAGAAGAGATTCCAGGTTTATTCGTATTTTTTGGAACTTCAGGAAAATATGAGTGGCATCATCCAAAATTTGATCTTGATGAGAAAGCAATCCCGCTAAGTATTAGTTTTTTTACAGATTTTTCTATCACAATACTGAATGAACTTTCAAAAAGTGTAGTCAAAATATAG
- a CDS encoding LLM class flavin-dependent oxidoreductase — translation MGLKYGFLDQSIIFPGQTANEVLINTINLAKEAERLGFNRFWVSEHHNSQGIAGSSPEVLVSHILAKTERISVGSGGVMLQHYSPYKVAENFNVLANLSPNRVELGIGRAPGGFPKSSQELQKNLKESQSLEEKIDELENFLYQDASEVSSFDSLQASPLPQIRVPLFLLGTSVSSAKFAAKKGYPYAFALFINNDPVAAKEATKAYHNSFNHQSGRKPKFILALSTIVTETEEEALKLSDQLQTVRVTLGNGQIVNLGTLEQAEIYAKQAGQTYTTEVREADVLKGTKETFQKRIFEYQKEYGIDEFIFTSLIPDFEQRVRSLQLMKEAFTEITV, via the coding sequence ATGGGGCTTAAATATGGATTCTTAGATCAAAGTATTATTTTTCCTGGTCAAACTGCAAATGAAGTACTTATAAACACTATAAATCTAGCAAAAGAAGCTGAAAGATTAGGATTTAATCGATTTTGGGTATCAGAGCACCACAATTCACAGGGAATTGCTGGATCATCTCCAGAAGTGCTTGTTTCACATATTCTTGCTAAAACTGAACGAATTTCTGTTGGTTCAGGTGGGGTAATGTTACAGCATTATAGTCCATATAAAGTAGCAGAAAACTTTAATGTATTAGCTAATTTGTCACCAAATAGAGTAGAGCTTGGCATAGGAAGAGCACCGGGCGGATTTCCAAAATCTAGCCAAGAGCTCCAAAAAAACTTGAAAGAATCTCAATCTCTTGAAGAGAAAATTGATGAACTAGAAAATTTTTTATATCAGGATGCTTCAGAAGTAAGTTCGTTTGATTCTTTACAAGCTTCTCCATTACCACAGATTAGAGTTCCACTATTTTTATTAGGAACAAGTGTATCAAGTGCAAAATTTGCAGCTAAAAAGGGCTATCCATATGCATTTGCATTATTCATAAATAATGACCCAGTGGCAGCAAAGGAAGCCACCAAGGCTTATCATAATTCCTTTAATCATCAAAGTGGTCGAAAACCAAAGTTTATTTTAGCCTTGTCTACGATTGTGACTGAAACGGAAGAGGAAGCACTTAAACTATCAGATCAATTACAAACTGTGCGAGTTACATTAGGAAATGGGCAAATTGTAAATCTCGGCACGCTTGAGCAAGCAGAGATTTACGCTAAACAAGCTGGTCAAACCTATACTACAGAAGTTCGAGAGGCAGACGTTCTTAAGGGAACAAAAGAAACTTTTCAGAAAAGAATTTTTGAATATCAAAAAGAATACGGTATTGATGAATTTATTTTCACATCATTAATTCCAGATTTTGAACAAAGAGTTCGTTCGCTGCAATTAATGAAAGAGGCTTTCACAGAAATAACAGTCTGA